AAAGACTGTCTGGGAGACTTTGCATGAAATTGTTGTTGTTGATGAGGAGAAAATCAAGGTCCTGCACGAAGACTTGAGGTGGGACTGACCCAGTAAAGAAATTGAAACGAAGGTCCAAGAACGTGAGGCTGTTCATACCAATGACAGCAGTGGGAAAAGGACCGGATAATTGGTTGTTGCTCACATCCAGCTCGTATAGGTAAGGGAGCTTGGCAATGTTCGTGGAGATGGTGCCAGAAAAATTGTTGGAATTGGCATGAAAAACAGCAATGTCTGGAAGTTGATCGAGGAAGCCATCGAGGGATGGTGCGCTGAGTTGAAAGCCATTGAAGTCGATGGATGCAACTGCGGTTGCAGACTTGTTGTCCGGTGGGTTGTCACAATAAAACCCTTTGTAGTTGCATATATCCGATCCAACCCATGTTTTAGTGATTCCTAGAGGATCCGAGGTGATAATTGACTTGAATTTTTGTATCACAGGGTACACCACTGAAAGCCTCAGGTCTTCGAATGTCAAAACCTCTGCTTCAACAGGCAAAAGAGAGGATGGCTGAGGAGTTATCGGTTGCTTACAGTGAGACCAGCCGTGATCACAGCCTTTTCCCGAACTTCTGGCACTACCTACTTTGAAATCTTGCGTTTTGCTGTTGGTACCGTTGGCTATGGCGTGGATTACCAAAGAACAAAACAGGTTGAAGAACAGAAACAGCCAAACTCTAGCAGGTATGTTATTCATTATCAACCCAACAAATTGCTAGCTTTGTAGTTATTCAGGATTTTAAAAGCATAGAAGTGGCAAAATCAAACTAAGTGTCCTTAAAACAGCCTGTTATATATAAGAAACTGAGCGCTAGCGAAAAGAAGAGGATATGCTGGAAACCTCTTTGGGTTGAAACTTGAAGCAGAGTAGGTATGGGTTTGTAAATTGGTAGGTTAATTTTAGTGTCATGTTTATAAAGCATAAAACCAAAAGCCAAAAAGTTATGTTATCATGTTACGGTACAAAAGTGGAAATCAAGGATCCCAAACTTTTCAAGAAAATGGGTCCAGGACTTCAAGTCCCAACACTGAAAACATAAGCCAAATGgtgatgataaaaaaaaaactataatgaAGCGTGCCTGTACATAAAAGACCACCATCGCATAAAATGCTCATCAAATTGAAGATATGATTTCAATAGGATATGACAACAATTTCATCTTTAAATCAGCCAGCTTTACATAATGTTCCTCGAGTTTTATATAAAGTGAACTCGTACGGATCtgaataattaataatatttaatgtTGCATTCAGACTATGATTTGTTACGAGTATAACATCATGATAATTGTTGCATACATATTCTGTGTGAGTTGTAAAGAACAACAGTCTTCTATTGGAGGATGGAGATAGGTCTTATGAAAGTCaactatttttctttattgaaGTCACCTTTTTCCCCATTGGATTCCATTATCTTAAGATGATAAATACGATTGCGTTATTGGATACAGCTGGGCCTCCGCCTTAGTGGAACAAGAACTCAATGGTCTTGATACACATTTAAAATCCGcccctttttctcttctttattgaAAAGGTATAGACATGTTTgacatattttattaataatgtCTATAACGAAAACTGAATTTCGTCTGTTGAACTGTGATTGTTGAACGGATGAACGGATGAACGGATGAACCAATCTATAGTCCGTTTACTTTCCCATAATCAAATGGCAGAGAAGCACACCTGAAAGTAAATGGATCATGAATAATTCTCATGACCCTTGTGGGCTTGGGCCAGCATAAATGGGTCCAAGTGGAGTGGAACCCAGCCCCAGTGAGGGAAAATAACACTTTTTCTCTCTCCTAAGAAAAAACGCACAATCATTGAACTATACGTAGACACAGAATCTCTGCCTTTCTCTATTTAGATCTGACCATGAAACTTCTTGGCAAGCGACAAAGCATTGCTGTACAAATTATAATCCAGAAGAACCCATGGATCGAAACGTTTgctaattaattttataaataaatggGAAAATTTACATAGAAGAATAAAAATTGGGTGGAAAtggaagtggaggaaggaataAAGGTGGGatattttgtttgttgtttatacatacatatatatataataaatccACCATCTAATCCAATATgatataaagataaaaaaaaaaaattctgaaGGAATATTAATATTCGAGAGCATATGAAagtttataaaaacaaaaaggcCCACTAAGTAGCGTGACTCAACACCCACCAAATCCCACCGTCCCATGCCTTCCGTCTTCCCACTCCCACACCCTTCAAATTTCCAAATccccaaaaaaaaagaaaaaccttcataagagagagagagaaggaacACAAAGGGGCATATCCCTAATTTTCTATATAGACGGACAGCACAACGCACCGCACCCACTAATCTTCTTGGAGACGGTGCTGAAGCCGTAGAGTTGACTATTGGTCCCTATAATTTTAACCTGTAGCTttccaaattatatatattttgttttttgatatatatataatattgatGGAGATTTGTGGCCGTTGGATGAGTTGACTATTATGATGATTCGAGAACAAGCGGTGCAGGTGTTTCGGTGGAGTGGGCGTGATTGTGATCGTTTTCGTAAGTTACAATCAGCATTGTTGGATCGTCTAAGGCACGTTCTACGTGTTTCCGTGCTGGGCATCCTCTCAGACTGCTACATTTGTAATATCCCCTGTACATTTACCAAATTGACCTTTTTGTCAGTCCTTCCCTTCTACTCTAACCTTTCAAataacttcttttatttatttatttgccTTTTGACATTataagaaaacaaacaaaacaagcTAACCCTATAATCAAATCATACACTCTTTTTCTTCCAATATATTATTACGCTTGGAAAAGAACGGACTACAGAGGTCAACGAGTTCCTCTGTTCTTACCCCACTAAATCACCGAGTTCATTTAACGAGTTGTTCATTtcaccacacacacacacacctaAACATACCAATGAAAGATGATTCAAAACTAAAAATTACACACCTTGGATGAGGAGATCCTTTGATGGGTTTTTGGCCATATTTTCTCCAGGAGTAATCGTCTGGTGGGATATCCGCAAGTTTTGAGCTAACGGCCGGAACTCTGATGACTCTTTTTATCCTGTTTTTCCTGCTAAAACCATAGAGATTTCACAGTTCAATAACGAATCGAATATATGCCAAATTCaattaagacaaatttaatGGGGATTTTTTTAAAGTCTGTTGCAAGAACCAACCTCTTCTTGGAACAGTGACACCGACCGGATGATGAGCCACACTTCATGGCGGAGTCCTCCATGGAATTGCATTTTCTCTTTAACGAAGAGGATGAAAGAGGGGGCTTTCCGGCAGAAGAGACCTGGGACATGTGGGTGAACTGGAACCCAGATGACAGAGATGGTTGTAAACTTTCGGTGTCTCCAGTTAACGATGAAATATACGAATTTGCAGCGGAAATTGGGGGCGAGGGTGCAAAATTGATGGTGGTAGTCGCATCTTTTCTATCTAC
This region of Cucumis melo cultivar AY chromosome 7, USDA_Cmelo_AY_1.0, whole genome shotgun sequence genomic DNA includes:
- the LOC103493564 gene encoding uncharacterized protein At4g06744-like, which encodes MNNIPARVWLFLFFNLFCSLVIHAIANGTNSKTQDFKVGSARSSGKGCDHGWSHCKQPITPQPSSLLPVEAEVLTFEDLRLSVVYPVIQKFKSIITSDPLGITKTWVGSDICNYKGFYCDNPPDNKSATAVASIDFNGFQLSAPSLDGFLDQLPDIAVFHANSNNFSGTISTNIAKLPYLYELDVSNNQLSGPFPTAVIGMNSLTFLDLRFNFFTGSVPPQVFVQDLDFLLINNNNFMQSLPDSLSITHILYLTLANNKFSGPIPGGIVKALTSLTEVLLLNNSLTGCLPYELGSLDEAIVFDAGNNQLTGPLPLSLGCLKSVEQLNFAGNLLYGMVPEVVCALRHLVNLTLSDNYFTVVGPLCRILIGRGVLNIRNNCIPDLPFQRPIIECAKFLAFPRICPRMWSYTLMPCMLPSFNPPISSIPKYWPHFP